The following proteins are encoded in a genomic region of Cryptomeria japonica chromosome 11, Sugi_1.0, whole genome shotgun sequence:
- the LOC131860263 gene encoding uncharacterized protein LOC131860263 produces MKFLSWNIRGLNSPQKKFAIKKLILDMKIEICLLQEVKMPFQTFVAVAGKLWPGVDYLYVDALGASGGIATLWDPIKMKGKLFASSQNFLMVSLHYGEQWWQMFNIYAPNSRSGRRLLWEEISNIIVTNQKDQFMLVGDFNSPLYPSKKCGGLEDFSDSMGDLASFINASSLMDIDLQGAPFTWSSNRKDKHLIQVRQDRFLISTNWDIGHSSYLKTLPRTASDHNPLLLHWKDKPYQGPPPFRYEIMWASHLDFRELVRCWWTTLVQGTAMFRIMEKLKLISKEVKGWNRTTFGDIFKRKDLGSRLEQLHNIMATSNPPDPILKEEEDCHKSWKDTLSKEEVYWKQRSKIQWLKEGDKNSAFFHKLACIHERRNYIKIIKDETGQEISEDSLLGQNAVDFFTRLYADNGGSDSPLQDCLVSKLSMAINEDDN; encoded by the coding sequence atgaagttcctctcttggaacataaggggtctgaacAGCCCCCAAAAGAAGTTCGCCATAAAAAAACTCATTCTGGATATGAAAATTGAGATTTGCCTCCTTCAGGAAGTCAAGATGCCCTTTCAAACCTTTGTTGCGGTTGCTGGTAAACTTTGGCCTGGAGTGGACTATCTGTATGTTGATGCTTTGGGTGCTTCTGGGGGTATTGCTACCCTCTGGGATCCCATTAAAATGAAAGGTAAGCTTTttgctagctcccaaaatttcctaaTGGTTTCTCTTCATTATGGAGAACAATGGTGGCAGATgttcaatatctatgctcccaactcAAGGTCGGGGAGACGGCTCCTGTGGGAGGAAATTTCTAATATTATTGTGACTAACCAGAAGGATCAGTTTATGCTGGTGGGAGATTTCAATTCCCCCCTCTACCCCTCCAAGAAGTGTGGTGGCCTGGAGGATTTCTCTGATAGCATGGGCGACCTAGCTAGTTTCATCAATGCTTCTAGCCTTATGGATATTGACCTACAGGGTGCCCCCTTCACCTGGTCGAGTAATAGGAAAGATAAacatcttattcaagtcagacAAGATAGATTCCTGATTTCCACCAATTGGGACATTGGACATAGCTCTTACCTCAAAACCCTCCCAAGGACTGCGTCTGACcacaacccccttcttctccaCTGGAAAGACAAACCCTACCAGGGTCCCCCCCCCTTTCGCTATGAGATCATGTGGGCCTCTCATCTGGACTTCAGGGAGTTGGTTAGATGCTGGTGGACCACCTTGGTCCAAGGGACTGCCATGTTCAGAATTATGGAGAAACTAAAGCTAATTAGCAAggaagtcaaaggttggaatagGACCACCTTTGGAGACATCTTCAAAAGAAAGGACCTGGGGTCCAGATTGGAACAACTTCATAATATTATGGCTACCAGTAACCCCCCGGAccccattttgaaggaggaggaagactGCCACAAGAGTTGGAAAGATACCCTCTCCAAGGAAGAAGtgtactggaagcaaagatccaagATCCAGTGGTTGAAAGAAGGGGACAAAAATTCTGCTTTCTTCCACAAATTGGCTTGTATCCACGAGAGAAGGAACTATATCAAGATTATTAAGGACGAAACTGGCCAGGAGATCTCTGAAGACTCTCTGCTTGGACAAAATGCAGTGGACTTTTTCACTAGACTGTATGCGGATAATGGTGGAAGTGATTCTCCGCTCCAGGATTGCCTTGTTAGCAAGCTGTCGATGGCCATCAATGAGGACGATAACTGA